One segment of Terriglobia bacterium DNA contains the following:
- a CDS encoding DEAD/DEAH box helicase: MTACGTVNASQEHGNIFVALEEDEEVEQAFKEKFSCSRDEMSSALSIDASQGNCVELDAFMENYPLEGDGLDWIHSIADARRQRAKDFHGFLNHEMPQAHFNLLLPARDYQEMAASILQHCKTLLLGDTVGLGKTVTAISALSNPKLHPAVYVTQTHLPRQVRESFAKFAPKLRTHIVTSGKPSNLGSIGGVGGFPVPDIVLISYSTLPRWAPYLATFVKTVVWDEVQELRRPTSARYQAAKLLADAAEYRLGMSATPIYNYGGEIHNVMNVIAPGELGCWDDFYHRWCTGGKAKPQLTSPKLFGQHLRNSGFFLRRTREDVGRELPPCSYVLQPVSSDHKELEKVTESCTELAKALLRSTGSGFDKMRATQDFNNKLRLATGLAKAPFVAEFVRMLIESGEKVVLFGWHHAVYDVWKTKFAGLPFRMYTGTESISQKESAKRDFISGNAKLLILSLRSGVGVDGLQDSCHLVVKGETDWSPGVHEQAIGRVWRDGQTKPVTVYYMLSEEGSDPYMAEVLDLKTLQSTGVCDPTRNIDDNLFQNLEIDPNRIKELARRYLEANVSQLDDADPIREIIRAPIAPRKTGAYGFQELACRDPQEIERQREYYAEDPL, translated from the coding sequence GTGACAGCGTGTGGAACCGTCAATGCTTCCCAGGAACATGGCAACATCTTCGTCGCGTTGGAAGAGGATGAAGAAGTAGAACAGGCCTTCAAGGAGAAATTCTCCTGCTCTCGAGATGAGATGTCATCGGCGCTCTCTATCGACGCGTCTCAGGGCAATTGCGTTGAACTGGATGCCTTCATGGAGAACTATCCTCTGGAGGGTGACGGCCTCGACTGGATACACAGTATCGCAGATGCTCGACGCCAACGAGCCAAAGACTTTCACGGCTTCTTGAATCACGAGATGCCCCAGGCTCATTTCAATTTACTTCTGCCCGCGCGGGACTATCAGGAGATGGCCGCGTCCATCTTGCAGCACTGTAAGACTCTCCTGCTGGGCGATACCGTAGGACTGGGCAAGACCGTTACTGCGATCTCTGCACTCAGCAATCCCAAACTCCATCCCGCGGTATATGTGACACAAACTCATCTGCCCCGCCAGGTCCGGGAATCGTTCGCGAAGTTTGCCCCTAAGCTGCGGACGCATATCGTTACCTCGGGCAAGCCGTCCAATCTGGGCTCCATCGGAGGAGTCGGTGGCTTCCCTGTCCCAGATATCGTCCTCATTTCGTACTCGACATTGCCGCGCTGGGCCCCCTACCTCGCCACGTTCGTCAAAACTGTCGTCTGGGATGAAGTGCAGGAACTGCGCCGCCCGACCTCCGCGCGATATCAAGCCGCCAAACTCCTCGCCGATGCAGCCGAATACCGGCTGGGGATGTCCGCCACCCCCATCTACAACTACGGCGGCGAGATCCACAACGTGATGAACGTCATCGCGCCCGGCGAACTCGGTTGCTGGGATGACTTCTATCATCGCTGGTGCACCGGCGGAAAAGCCAAACCGCAGCTGACAAGCCCCAAGCTGTTTGGGCAACATCTGCGGAACTCTGGTTTCTTTCTGCGCCGCACCCGCGAAGATGTTGGCCGCGAGCTCCCTCCATGCAGCTACGTGCTGCAGCCGGTCTCATCGGACCATAAGGAGCTGGAAAAGGTCACAGAGAGTTGCACAGAACTTGCCAAGGCCCTTCTCAGATCGACAGGCAGCGGCTTTGACAAGATGCGAGCGACCCAGGACTTCAACAACAAGCTGAGGCTTGCCACAGGACTCGCCAAGGCACCGTTCGTCGCAGAGTTTGTGCGCATGCTGATTGAGTCCGGAGAAAAGGTTGTTCTCTTTGGCTGGCACCACGCGGTCTATGACGTCTGGAAAACGAAATTTGCCGGCCTTCCCTTCCGCATGTATACCGGGACAGAATCAATCTCACAGAAAGAGTCCGCTAAGCGCGACTTTATCTCTGGCAATGCCAAGCTTTTGATTCTCTCGCTGCGTTCCGGTGTCGGTGTCGACGGCCTTCAGGACTCATGCCACCTGGTTGTCAAGGGTGAGACTGATTGGAGCCCGGGCGTTCACGAGCAGGCCATTGGAAGAGTGTGGCGCGATGGGCAAACCAAACCCGTCACCGTCTATTACATGCTTTCCGAAGAAGGCAGCGATCCCTACATGGCCGAGGTGCTCGACCTGAAGACCTTGCAAAGCACCGGCGTCTGCGACCCCACACGCAACATTGACGACAATCTGTTTCAGAACCTCGAGATCGACCCGAATCGAATCAAAGAGCTTGCCCGTCGCTACCTTGAGGCCAATGTCAGCCAACTGGATGATGCCGACCCCATCAGGGAGATCATTCGGGCGCCGATCGCCCCCCGGAAAACCGGCGCGTATGGGTTTCAAGAACTTGCATGTCGGGATCCTCAAGAGATCGAACGGCAGCGCGAGTACTACGCCGAAGACCCTCTCTGA
- a CDS encoding type II toxin-antitoxin system PrlF family antitoxin, which yields MESALSVKGQATIPKSIREHLHLEPGDRIKFFVHPDGTVVILPKVPTSTLKGIVPKQKRRRVSLEQMDSAIAEGAIDGMHRRMRR from the coding sequence ATGGAATCCGCACTCAGCGTCAAAGGCCAAGCAACCATACCAAAGTCGATTCGAGAGCACCTTCATCTCGAACCTGGCGATCGCATCAAGTTTTTTGTTCATCCGGACGGCACCGTGGTCATTCTTCCCAAGGTTCCGACCTCCACCTTGAAGGGGATTGTTCCCAAACAAAAGCGGCGGCGGGTCTCCCTCGAACAAATGGACAGCGCGATTGCAGAAGGCGCTATCGACGGAATGCACCGCAGGATGCGGCGGTGA